A single window of Nocardia higoensis DNA harbors:
- a CDS encoding MFS transporter yields MTDTQEGSRRLRRSVAASAMGNATEWFDYGVYAATATYLTAAFFPGELGTLGTMLGFAISFVLRPLGGMVWGPLGDRLGRKRVLATTILLMAAATGLIGLLPTHDRIGVFAPILLILLRVVQGFSTGGEYGGAATYLAETAADRRRGFLGSFLEFGTLAGFVGGSAVVLALQLALGSQAMYDWGWRIPFLLAVPLGLIGLYLRSRLDESPVFEEVARNPHPPTGLGELVRHYRRELLTLGGLVIALNVVNYTLLTYQPTYLQQSLGMAESATTAMMLIGQVVMMLVLPFFGALSDRVGRRPMWLVSLVGLAVFALPMYWLMGQGPVWAVIGFVVLGLLYVPQLSTISATFPAIFPTHVRYAGFALAYNVSTAAFGGTAPLVNEAAIEASGWSLFPAAYMIGASLVGLVAWVFLRETAGTSLRGTVVPDVLHTPVATPARVASR; encoded by the coding sequence ATGACCGACACGCAGGAGGGCTCCCGGCGGTTGCGCCGATCGGTGGCCGCATCGGCGATGGGTAACGCCACCGAGTGGTTCGACTACGGCGTCTACGCCGCCACCGCGACCTACCTGACCGCCGCGTTCTTCCCCGGCGAGCTCGGCACGCTGGGCACCATGCTCGGCTTCGCCATCTCGTTCGTGCTGCGTCCCCTCGGCGGCATGGTCTGGGGACCGCTGGGCGACCGGCTCGGTCGCAAGCGGGTGCTGGCCACCACCATTCTGCTGATGGCGGCGGCCACCGGCCTCATCGGTCTGCTGCCCACGCACGACCGCATCGGGGTGTTCGCGCCGATTCTGTTGATCCTGCTGCGAGTGGTGCAGGGCTTCTCCACCGGCGGTGAGTACGGCGGCGCGGCGACCTACCTGGCCGAGACGGCGGCCGACCGCCGCCGCGGCTTCCTCGGCAGCTTCCTCGAGTTCGGCACCCTGGCCGGCTTCGTCGGCGGCTCGGCCGTCGTGCTGGCGCTGCAGTTGGCGCTCGGGTCGCAGGCCATGTACGACTGGGGCTGGCGTATCCCGTTCCTGCTCGCGGTCCCGCTCGGCCTGATCGGGCTGTACCTGCGCTCGCGCCTGGACGAGTCGCCGGTGTTCGAGGAGGTCGCCCGGAATCCGCACCCGCCGACCGGTCTGGGGGAGCTGGTGCGTCACTACCGTCGGGAACTGCTCACCTTGGGTGGGCTGGTGATCGCGCTGAACGTGGTGAACTACACGCTGCTCACCTATCAGCCGACCTATCTGCAGCAGTCGCTCGGTATGGCCGAATCGGCCACGACGGCCATGATGCTCATCGGCCAGGTGGTGATGATGCTGGTGCTGCCGTTCTTCGGTGCGCTGTCGGATCGGGTGGGGCGCAGGCCGATGTGGCTGGTCTCGCTGGTCGGCTTGGCGGTGTTCGCGCTGCCGATGTACTGGTTGATGGGGCAGGGGCCGGTCTGGGCGGTGATCGGCTTCGTCGTGCTCGGTCTGCTGTATGTGCCGCAGCTGTCGACGATCAGCGCGACCTTCCCGGCCATCTTCCCGACGCACGTCCGCTACGCGGGGTTCGCGTTGGCCTACAACGTCTCCACGGCCGCTTTCGGCGGCACCGCGCCGCTGGTGAACGAGGCGGCGATCGAGGCGAGCGGCTGGTCGCTGTTCCCGGCCGCCTACATGATCGGCGCTTCGCTGGTGGGTCTGGTGGCCTGGGTGTTCCTGCGGGAGACGGCGGGAACCTCGTTGCGCGGCACCGTGGTTCCCGATGTGCTGCACACGCCGGTCGCCACCCCGGCGCGCGTGGCGTCCCGCTGA
- a CDS encoding bifunctional phosphatase PAP2/diacylglycerol kinase family protein: protein MQFERVSRRTRPTPRRSSRETRTPARTRGLAGSLDRYLVARSARLRPTPADRALRALSAGANYNRLWLGSGAVMLLLGKGPVRRAGVRGLLAVGLASGIANGIAKPLFPRRRPPDGSVPLVRRLVAPPVSSSFPSGHSASAAAFVTGVALESPAAAAAVAPVAVAVAYSRVHIGVHWPSDVVAGALLGAGVALGTRRWWALRPDEPALVGETETLEPLPHGRGLLLVANPLSGSGAAEEVLAEVRATLPAARILPLDHERTLDEQIAEHLRSGEVRALGVLGGDGTVSGIAEIAVREDLPLAVFAGGTLNHFAKDAGVEDAVHTASALDAGAVARVDVAAVDLDGGGDRVFVNTASLGGYPDFVHLRERWEHRIGKWPAAGIAMVRVLLRAQPLHAIVDGAPVALWMLFVGNGRYSPADQIPMSRPELHGGTIDVRYLRADVAFSRTRLVWATLTGTLADSATYVRRATDRLHVRIDSGPVSLATDGEVGYRGTEFTFTSRPGALRIFHGEDGRVADSPAAGTRGE, encoded by the coding sequence ATGCAGTTCGAGCGGGTGTCGCGCCGGACACGGCCGACGCCGAGGCGATCGAGCCGGGAGACTCGCACCCCGGCCCGGACCCGAGGGCTCGCCGGCTCTCTGGACCGGTACCTGGTGGCACGCAGTGCGCGGCTGCGCCCTACCCCTGCCGACCGCGCGCTGCGCGCATTGAGCGCCGGCGCGAACTACAACCGGCTCTGGCTCGGCTCCGGCGCGGTCATGCTGCTGCTCGGCAAGGGGCCGGTGCGGCGCGCGGGCGTGCGTGGGCTGCTCGCGGTCGGCTTGGCCAGTGGGATCGCCAACGGCATCGCCAAGCCGTTGTTCCCGCGCAGGCGGCCCCCGGACGGATCGGTGCCGTTGGTGCGCAGGCTGGTCGCGCCGCCGGTGTCGTCCTCGTTCCCGTCCGGGCACTCGGCCTCCGCGGCCGCGTTCGTCACCGGAGTCGCGCTGGAGAGTCCCGCCGCGGCAGCGGCGGTCGCGCCGGTCGCCGTGGCCGTCGCGTATTCGCGGGTGCACATCGGCGTGCACTGGCCCTCCGACGTGGTCGCGGGCGCGCTGCTCGGGGCCGGAGTGGCGCTGGGCACCCGCCGATGGTGGGCGCTGCGGCCCGACGAGCCCGCGCTGGTCGGGGAGACCGAGACCCTCGAACCGCTGCCGCACGGCAGGGGTCTGCTGCTGGTCGCCAACCCGTTGTCCGGCAGCGGCGCCGCCGAGGAAGTGCTCGCCGAGGTGCGGGCCACACTGCCGGCCGCCCGCATTCTGCCACTCGATCACGAACGGACCCTCGACGAGCAGATCGCCGAACATCTGCGCTCCGGCGAGGTGCGCGCGCTCGGCGTCCTCGGCGGTGACGGAACGGTCTCCGGCATCGCCGAAATCGCGGTCCGCGAGGACCTTCCGCTCGCCGTGTTCGCCGGTGGCACGCTCAACCACTTCGCCAAGGACGCGGGGGTCGAGGACGCCGTCCACACCGCGAGCGCGCTGGACGCGGGCGCGGTGGCGCGGGTCGATGTCGCCGCTGTCGATCTCGACGGCGGCGGGGACCGGGTGTTCGTCAACACCGCCAGCCTCGGCGGCTACCCGGACTTCGTGCACCTGCGCGAGCGCTGGGAGCACCGGATCGGGAAATGGCCCGCCGCGGGTATCGCCATGGTGCGAGTCCTGCTGCGCGCCCAGCCGTTGCACGCGATCGTCGACGGCGCGCCGGTGGCGCTGTGGATGCTGTTCGTCGGTAACGGGCGCTACAGCCCCGCCGACCAGATCCCCATGTCCCGTCCGGAGTTGCACGGGGGCACCATCGACGTGCGCTATCTGCGCGCCGATGTGGCCTTCTCGCGCACCCGGTTGGTGTGGGCCACCCTCACCGGAACACTGGCCGACTCCGCGACCTATGTCCGGCGCGCCACCGACCGGCTGCACGTGCGGATCGACAGTGGTCCGGTCTCGCTGGCCACCGACGGGGAGGTCGGGTACCGAGGCACCGAGTTCACTTTCACCAGCAGGCCGGGCGCGCTGCGGATCTTCCACGGCGAGGACGGTCGTGTCGCCGACAGCCCTGCTGCCGGCACGCGCGGTGAGTGA